A region of Thermococcus piezophilus DNA encodes the following proteins:
- the thpR gene encoding RNA 2',3'-cyclic phosphodiesterase yields the protein MRAFIAIEVSDNVRDNLLKAQERIGNKAAKIKFVERENFHVTLKFLGEIDEATAEEVKRALAEIAKKHKKHRIRVKGIGLFPNPNYVRVIWAGIENDEGIKAIAQDVEKAMRRLGFKKDKDFVAHITIGRVKFVRDKLELAMALKDLANEDFGEFEVEAIELKKSTLTPKGPIYETVARFELAE from the coding sequence ATGAGGGCGTTCATAGCAATTGAAGTGAGTGACAATGTGAGGGACAACCTCCTGAAAGCTCAGGAAAGGATTGGAAATAAAGCGGCGAAGATAAAGTTCGTTGAGAGGGAGAACTTCCACGTCACGCTCAAGTTCCTCGGCGAGATCGACGAGGCAACCGCCGAAGAAGTGAAGAGGGCTTTGGCAGAAATAGCGAAGAAGCACAAGAAGCACCGCATTAGGGTAAAGGGCATTGGCCTCTTCCCCAACCCGAACTACGTTCGCGTCATCTGGGCGGGAATAGAGAACGATGAGGGCATAAAGGCGATAGCCCAGGACGTAGAGAAGGCCATGAGGAGGCTGGGCTTCAAGAAGGATAAGGACTTCGTCGCCCACATCACAATCGGTCGCGTCAAGTTCGTGAGGGACAAGCTGGAGCTGGCGATGGCGCTCAAAGATCTGGCAAACGAGGACTTCGGAGAGTTTGAGGTCGAGGCCATAGAGCTCAAGAAGAGCACGCTCACCCCCAAGGGCCCGATTTACGAGACCGTGGCGAGGTTTGAACTGGCGGAGTGA
- the cca gene encoding CCA tRNA nucleotidyltransferase: protein MMVQEVIGEVLIRIRPNEEERAFIEGLMREIENIARGRAEELGLDIKPYFVGSLAKDTYLTGDHDVDLFMAFPLDTPLEELRGKGLELGKAIAERLDSYEVAYAEHPYVRARYKGVKVDIVPCYDVDSWKDVRTAVDRSILHTKWVLENLHRRNDDVRLLKRFLKGINAYGSEIYVRGFSGYLAEILIIKYGSFLDVLEKADFMLRQKIIDPAGWLKSEPEIAMKTIKREAEGDKPLIVIDPVDPRRNVAANLGWEKFGRFYFKAHQFLEEPLVEFFFPTESTGENYLGELRRKRTHLVTLLFKKPQLVDDLILPQLERSARGFEKALRRENFKVLGWDYGYVGEEAFIMLELDRIVREKITIKPGPEFFTERGWDFYRKNESVWLIGKRLYAEKRVKESIVDVIVELLEKNQVALGKQVREFIHSADILVDYVPGELKREAYLFLSRKKWNLKG, encoded by the coding sequence ATAATGGTTCAAGAAGTTATTGGGGAAGTCCTCATCAGGATCAGGCCGAACGAAGAGGAGAGAGCTTTTATTGAAGGCCTGATGCGAGAGATCGAGAACATAGCCCGTGGAAGGGCTGAAGAGCTTGGCCTTGACATTAAACCTTATTTTGTTGGTTCCCTCGCCAAGGACACTTACCTAACCGGCGACCACGACGTTGACCTCTTCATGGCCTTTCCCCTCGACACTCCCCTCGAAGAGCTCCGCGGGAAAGGCCTCGAGCTTGGTAAGGCCATAGCGGAGAGGCTCGATAGCTACGAAGTTGCCTACGCGGAGCACCCCTACGTGAGAGCCCGCTATAAAGGGGTCAAAGTTGATATAGTCCCCTGCTACGACGTCGACAGCTGGAAGGACGTCAGAACGGCAGTTGATCGCTCCATACTCCACACGAAGTGGGTGCTTGAAAACCTCCACCGCAGAAACGACGATGTCAGGCTTTTGAAGCGCTTCCTCAAGGGAATAAACGCCTACGGCAGCGAGATTTACGTGAGGGGCTTTTCGGGCTACCTTGCCGAAATCCTGATTATCAAGTACGGCTCATTCCTAGATGTTCTGGAGAAGGCCGACTTCATGCTGAGGCAGAAGATAATAGACCCTGCCGGCTGGCTCAAGAGTGAACCAGAAATAGCCATGAAGACCATTAAGAGGGAAGCTGAAGGGGACAAGCCGCTCATCGTCATAGACCCCGTTGACCCGAGGAGGAACGTCGCCGCAAATCTGGGCTGGGAGAAGTTCGGGAGGTTCTACTTCAAGGCCCACCAATTTCTGGAAGAGCCCCTCGTAGAGTTCTTCTTCCCGACGGAGAGCACGGGAGAGAACTACCTCGGAGAGCTCAGAAGAAAGAGAACACACCTCGTCACGCTCCTCTTCAAAAAGCCCCAGCTTGTTGATGACCTGATCCTCCCGCAGCTGGAGAGGAGTGCCAGAGGCTTCGAGAAAGCGTTGAGAAGGGAGAACTTCAAGGTTCTCGGCTGGGACTACGGCTACGTTGGAGAGGAAGCGTTCATCATGCTGGAGCTGGACAGAATAGTGCGCGAGAAGATAACCATAAAGCCCGGCCCGGAGTTCTTCACTGAGAGGGGCTGGGACTTCTACCGGAAGAACGAGAGCGTCTGGCTGATTGGAAAGAGGCTGTACGCGGAGAAAAGGGTTAAGGAGAGCATCGTCGACGTCATTGTAGAGCTCCTGGAGAAGAATCAAGTTGCCTTGGGCAAGCAGGTAAGAGAGTTCATCCACTCCGCTGATATTCTGGTGGATTACGTTCCAGGGGAGCTCAAGAGAGAGGCATACCTCTTCCTGAGCAGGAAAAAGTGGAATTTGAAGGGCTAA
- a CDS encoding OsmC family protein codes for MPGYKDLEIKAVGERLSPTKMRVRAEGFEILIDKLGGEYPCPLDYQLAALAGCLNIVGTLVAKDMGINIESLTVEVKGIFNPEKFMTGNGGRAGFKGISVKIKVKADADEEKLKEWIEKVDERCPISDNLLNMTPLKIEVEKA; via the coding sequence ATGCCTGGATACAAAGACTTGGAGATAAAGGCCGTGGGAGAAAGACTCTCTCCAACCAAGATGAGGGTCAGGGCCGAGGGTTTTGAAATCCTCATAGACAAGCTTGGTGGGGAGTACCCATGTCCGCTAGACTACCAGCTCGCTGCCTTGGCGGGATGCCTCAACATAGTCGGAACCCTCGTTGCCAAGGACATGGGAATAAACATCGAAAGTCTAACCGTTGAGGTAAAGGGTATCTTTAATCCTGAGAAGTTCATGACTGGAAACGGTGGCAGGGCCGGCTTCAAGGGGATAAGTGTAAAGATAAAAGTCAAGGCTGATGCGGATGAGGAGAAGCTTAAAGAGTGGATTGAAAAGGTAGACGAGCGCTGTCCCATCAGCGACAATCTCCTCAACATGACACCACTCAAGATAGAAGTCGAAAAAGCTTGA
- a CDS encoding MoaD/ThiS family protein produces the protein MKVILILYGEVALRFSPRMELELEERTTVGELLRELGISAVEHHILVNERKVDHSCVLKDGDVVKVLPVIYGG, from the coding sequence ATGAAGGTCATACTGATTCTCTATGGCGAGGTGGCCCTTCGCTTCTCACCGCGGATGGAGCTTGAGCTTGAGGAAAGAACAACCGTAGGTGAGCTTCTACGGGAACTGGGGATAAGCGCCGTTGAACACCATATACTTGTGAACGAAAGAAAGGTCGATCATAGTTGTGTCTTGAAGGATGGTGACGTTGTTAAGGTTCTTCCAGTGATTTATGGGGGTTAG
- a CDS encoding aldehyde ferredoxin oxidoreductase family protein: protein MKGYAGKLIDVDLSTETVKFVELDEEMLRFYGGRGLGTYLLWKELGERWEDIDPLGEENLLLILTGPLTGYYPGIKTSVVAKSPESNGIVGSVLSSEIGIELKASGYDGIIIRGRAKEPVYLFINDETIEIRDASKYWGMGGVELHKTLLKEVHDELRKRAKLRGVPKEPAMMYIGRGGENKVRFAAIMAKMMHAAGYGGFGAVMGSKNLKAVLVKGNGPLPEVHDSMKFKAMLREFQRELLTLTTFRQWGTGSGGYSVGKDRSSQPVRNWQEEYHDDERISVVNFELRTWVKKYWADYGCPVNCMKISYLRYGPYKGAITDAPDYELMAYMGTNLGIFEPEKIVYLSYLVDELGLDGINAGNVLGFAAELYQRGILTEEDIGFRLEWDDEKAFARLLELIVEREGIGEILAEGTYRAALKISEMKGVDAMKYAVHIKGIGIGAHGIRSDLDYTRDISYAVSVQGGDHTATAGLPARSYEGELVNAFYDSAVICMFTTRPGFERILEFGNAITGFDLTSEKWFNETGLRIIHLQRILLLLGGPDVYWDPRRDDDNPQRFYEPLPSGPVKGKAPSREEIRAKVRQYYDEVGYDEHGIPKEEVLEELGIGEAKREVKRIRKRLGL from the coding sequence ATGAAGGGATACGCTGGAAAGCTGATAGACGTTGATCTTAGCACCGAGACAGTGAAATTCGTTGAGCTCGACGAGGAGATGCTGCGGTTCTACGGTGGCAGGGGACTGGGGACTTACCTCCTCTGGAAGGAGCTGGGAGAGAGATGGGAAGATATTGATCCACTTGGTGAGGAGAACCTTCTACTCATCCTCACGGGCCCGCTGACTGGCTACTATCCGGGTATCAAAACCTCTGTCGTTGCAAAGTCCCCCGAGAGCAACGGTATCGTTGGCAGCGTCCTGAGTAGCGAGATTGGAATCGAGCTCAAAGCCTCTGGCTATGACGGAATAATAATCCGCGGGAGGGCAAAAGAGCCAGTATATCTATTCATAAACGATGAAACCATAGAGATACGCGACGCCTCGAAGTACTGGGGAATGGGTGGTGTTGAGCTTCACAAGACACTCCTTAAGGAAGTTCATGACGAGCTGAGGAAACGGGCGAAGCTCAGGGGTGTCCCCAAGGAGCCAGCTATGATGTACATCGGGAGGGGTGGGGAGAACAAAGTCCGCTTCGCTGCGATAATGGCGAAGATGATGCACGCCGCTGGCTACGGTGGCTTTGGAGCGGTGATGGGCAGCAAGAACCTTAAAGCAGTCCTCGTGAAGGGTAACGGACCTCTGCCTGAAGTTCATGATTCAATGAAGTTCAAGGCCATGCTCCGGGAGTTCCAGCGCGAACTGTTAACCCTCACGACATTCAGGCAGTGGGGAACCGGATCTGGCGGTTACAGCGTCGGAAAGGATCGCTCGAGCCAGCCGGTGAGGAACTGGCAGGAGGAGTATCACGACGACGAGAGGATAAGTGTAGTTAACTTCGAGCTCAGGACATGGGTCAAGAAGTATTGGGCAGACTACGGCTGTCCCGTCAACTGCATGAAGATTTCCTACCTCCGCTACGGGCCGTATAAGGGAGCCATCACAGATGCCCCTGACTACGAGCTGATGGCCTACATGGGAACCAACCTCGGCATCTTCGAGCCTGAGAAGATAGTCTACCTCTCATACCTCGTGGATGAGCTGGGGTTGGATGGTATAAACGCCGGCAACGTCCTCGGCTTTGCTGCCGAGCTCTATCAGAGGGGCATCCTCACGGAGGAGGACATCGGCTTCAGGCTTGAGTGGGACGATGAGAAGGCCTTTGCGAGGCTCCTTGAACTGATAGTCGAGAGGGAAGGGATAGGTGAAATCCTCGCGGAAGGAACCTACAGGGCCGCGCTCAAGATTTCCGAGATGAAAGGCGTTGATGCCATGAAGTACGCCGTCCACATCAAGGGCATAGGCATCGGAGCGCACGGGATAAGGAGCGACCTCGACTACACCAGAGACATAAGCTATGCCGTTTCCGTTCAGGGCGGCGACCACACAGCGACGGCAGGACTTCCTGCGAGGAGCTACGAGGGTGAGCTGGTGAATGCTTTCTACGACTCGGCCGTCATCTGCATGTTCACCACCAGACCGGGCTTTGAGAGAATACTCGAGTTTGGAAACGCCATCACGGGCTTCGATCTGACATCGGAGAAGTGGTTCAACGAGACCGGTCTGAGAATAATCCATCTCCAGAGAATACTCCTTCTCCTCGGCGGACCTGACGTTTACTGGGATCCAAGGAGAGACGACGACAATCCACAGCGCTTCTACGAACCCCTGCCGAGTGGCCCTGTTAAAGGCAAGGCCCCAAGCAGAGAGGAGATACGTGCGAAGGTGAGACAATACTACGATGAGGTCGGCTACGACGAGCACGGCATCCCGAAGGAGGAAGTCCTTGAAGAGCTTGGCATAGGTGAAGCGAAGCGCGAGGTTAAGCGTATAAGGAAGCGCCTCGGCCTCTAA
- a CDS encoding 4Fe-4S dicluster domain-containing protein — translation MSDNATKERIWILITPDKCSGCRLCEIACSLEHEGIIWPEASRIRIYELLPGVNVPHTCVQCPDYPCVEACNFDALGVNERTGAVLVNEDNCTECGACFLACPGNVPRILPSKRSVVICDLCGGNPKCVEVCHEAGHDALTLVKGDYRSIYRTFAKDPVEKSEELSRKMYGELLG, via the coding sequence ATGAGTGACAATGCTACCAAAGAGAGGATATGGATTCTGATAACGCCTGACAAGTGCAGCGGCTGCAGACTCTGCGAAATAGCTTGCTCACTGGAGCATGAGGGGATAATATGGCCGGAAGCTTCGCGCATAAGAATATACGAGCTTCTGCCCGGAGTTAACGTCCCGCACACCTGCGTTCAGTGTCCTGATTATCCGTGCGTTGAGGCATGCAACTTTGATGCCTTGGGCGTGAATGAGAGAACTGGAGCGGTTCTCGTGAACGAAGACAACTGCACCGAGTGCGGCGCCTGTTTCCTTGCCTGCCCCGGTAACGTCCCAAGGATTCTCCCCAGTAAGAGAAGCGTGGTCATCTGCGACCTCTGTGGCGGAAACCCGAAATGCGTCGAGGTATGCCACGAGGCTGGTCACGACGCCCTAACCCTCGTGAAGGGTGACTACCGCTCGATCTACAGGACGTTCGCCAAAGACCCTGTGGAGAAGAGCGAGGAACTCTCGAGAAAGATGTACGGGGAGTTGTTGGGGTGA
- a CDS encoding DMT family transporter, producing the protein MNRSELILLGITAIWGFTFPAMKASLDYLPPILFLAYRFGIASLLMLIIFRSRVFKRETLKEGFVLGLTLFFGHGFQIVGLKYTTASNSAFITSLYVVFTPFIAYFILGDRLRGRDVLSLIVALTGLYLISRASLNFNYGDLLTVLSALSFAFQIVLVQKFGEQDYLSLAFWQILWNFVFSSAFALTFEPLVIPRDPMPWMGILYTAIFATVVAFTLQVKYQRDTKAHRAALIYSAEPIFGHIAAFLTIGEILSPKGYLGAALIMASIWNEVRKES; encoded by the coding sequence ATGAACCGCTCCGAACTAATACTATTAGGCATCACGGCAATATGGGGCTTCACGTTTCCAGCTATGAAGGCGAGCCTAGATTACCTTCCCCCAATCCTGTTCCTCGCCTATCGCTTCGGAATCGCCTCGCTCCTCATGCTCATCATCTTCCGCTCTCGCGTCTTCAAAAGGGAGACACTGAAAGAGGGGTTTGTCTTAGGCCTAACCCTCTTCTTCGGCCACGGCTTCCAGATAGTGGGGCTGAAGTACACCACCGCCTCGAACTCGGCCTTCATCACGTCGCTCTACGTCGTCTTCACGCCGTTTATAGCCTATTTCATCCTCGGAGACAGGTTGAGAGGAAGGGACGTTCTTTCCCTGATCGTGGCGCTGACCGGCCTTTACCTTATATCCAGGGCCAGTCTAAACTTTAACTACGGAGATTTGCTGACCGTCCTCAGCGCGCTGAGCTTTGCTTTCCAGATAGTCCTCGTCCAAAAGTTTGGGGAGCAAGATTACCTGAGCTTGGCCTTCTGGCAGATACTCTGGAACTTCGTTTTCTCCTCGGCCTTCGCGCTCACCTTCGAGCCTTTGGTGATTCCAAGAGACCCGATGCCTTGGATGGGCATTCTCTACACGGCGATATTCGCAACGGTTGTGGCCTTCACGCTCCAAGTCAAGTACCAGAGGGACACAAAGGCCCACAGAGCAGCATTGATATATTCCGCTGAGCCTATATTCGGCCACATAGCGGCTTTCCTGACGATAGGCGAGATACTGAGCCCCAAGGGCTACCTCGGTGCGGCGCTGATTATGGCAAGCATATGGAACGAGGTCAGAAAAGAGAGCTGA
- the ileS gene encoding isoleucine--tRNA ligase has translation MIREPEFREYSPGKLEEKVEHFWKENNIYEKAKASRANGPKYYFLDGPPYVSGAIHLGTAWNKIIKDMVIRFRIMQGYNVRRQPGFDMHGLPIEVKVEQALGLKTKKDIETEIGVDEFIRKCKEFALNNLKVMTEQFKMLGIWMDWDNPYMTIKNEYIESGWFTLKRAWEKGLLEKDKRVLHWCPRCETALAEHEVRGEYKIRKDPSIYVKFPVEGKDNEYLLVWTTTPWTLPANLAVAVHPEYDYVKVRVETENGEECWIMAKALVERVLAEVGVKGEIVEEFKGEDLEGLHYRHILMEEYPTQKEFRERYEWAHRVILGEHVTLEGGTGLVHTAPGHGEEDFEVGREYGLPAYSPVDDQGRYVEGRWNGVYVKDADPEIIEHLKEKGYLVKAGTIEHKYPHCWRCKTPLIFRATDQWFLKVSKVKDQIIKENDEKVTWYPDWVKVRYDNGVMNSGDWVISRQRYWGIPLPIWQSEDGEIYVVGSFEELVKLSVAIEVNGERIDLPEDYSEKLRVIEEKLGPEDLHRPYVDAFIIKVNGKEMRRVKDVVDVWFDSGIASWASLDYPRNEELFKELWPADFIVEGEDQVTKWFYSQQAASVIAFDTVPYRKVAMHGYVLDEKGDKMSKSLGNIIRPEEVVQKEGRDPFRFYMLWATNPWENLKFSWKGLAQVKRMLNILWNVYVLSATYMSLDKFDPTRVNPEELPFREEDRWILSRVNSLIGEVTEGIETFRLTKATRAIYNFVVEDLSRWYIRLIRKRMWVEGDDPDKLAAYYTVWKVFNVLLRLMAPFTPYIAEEIYQNLLKPFLGVESVHMLDWPRADEKAIDEELEKEMEAVRKIVEAGSSARQKAKIKLRYPVRRIIIETEDETVKRAVERLNRLLRDQLNAKEVVVGRVERELIIKPNFARVGPEFKGDARLISQWIVEHGRELYEAGEMDVEIEGKTFHLTREHLRIEEKLPDFFVSEDFDGGRIFVDKTLTRELLAEGLAREFVRRIQEMRKRLDLDVNDRIIVTIETTDENRELLHENLDYVKKETRATEVIFGEARGYVVEWPEVQAKIGIELV, from the coding sequence ATGATAAGGGAGCCAGAGTTTAGGGAGTATTCTCCAGGGAAGCTGGAAGAGAAAGTCGAGCACTTTTGGAAGGAGAACAACATCTATGAGAAGGCGAAGGCCAGCAGAGCAAACGGCCCGAAGTACTACTTCCTCGACGGGCCGCCCTACGTCAGCGGTGCCATACACCTCGGGACAGCCTGGAACAAGATAATCAAGGACATGGTGATAAGGTTCAGGATCATGCAGGGCTACAACGTTCGCAGGCAGCCAGGCTTCGACATGCACGGCCTGCCCATAGAGGTCAAGGTCGAGCAGGCTCTCGGCCTGAAGACCAAGAAGGACATAGAGACCGAGATAGGCGTTGACGAGTTCATAAGAAAGTGTAAGGAGTTCGCCCTCAACAACCTCAAGGTGATGACCGAGCAGTTCAAGATGCTCGGCATATGGATGGACTGGGACAACCCCTATATGACCATAAAGAACGAGTACATAGAATCGGGCTGGTTCACTCTCAAGCGCGCCTGGGAGAAGGGCCTCCTCGAGAAGGACAAGAGGGTTCTGCACTGGTGTCCGCGCTGTGAGACGGCTCTCGCTGAACACGAGGTTCGCGGTGAGTACAAGATAAGGAAGGACCCGAGCATATACGTCAAGTTTCCGGTTGAGGGGAAAGACAACGAGTACCTTCTCGTCTGGACAACCACGCCGTGGACTCTTCCGGCCAACCTCGCGGTTGCAGTTCATCCCGAATACGACTACGTCAAAGTCAGGGTCGAGACCGAGAACGGCGAGGAGTGCTGGATAATGGCGAAGGCCCTTGTCGAGAGGGTTCTTGCCGAGGTCGGCGTTAAGGGAGAGATAGTCGAGGAGTTCAAGGGTGAAGACCTCGAGGGACTCCACTACAGGCACATACTCATGGAGGAGTACCCAACTCAGAAGGAGTTCCGCGAGAGGTACGAGTGGGCCCACCGCGTTATTCTCGGCGAGCACGTGACGCTTGAGGGCGGTACCGGACTGGTTCACACCGCACCGGGCCACGGTGAGGAGGACTTCGAAGTCGGAAGGGAGTACGGCCTTCCGGCATATTCACCAGTTGATGACCAGGGCAGATACGTGGAGGGCAGATGGAATGGAGTCTACGTCAAAGACGCCGACCCCGAGATTATAGAACACCTCAAGGAGAAGGGCTACCTCGTCAAGGCCGGAACGATAGAGCACAAATATCCGCACTGCTGGCGCTGTAAGACGCCGCTTATATTCCGCGCCACCGACCAGTGGTTCCTCAAGGTCAGCAAGGTCAAAGACCAGATAATCAAGGAGAACGACGAGAAGGTGACCTGGTACCCCGACTGGGTGAAGGTCAGGTACGACAACGGCGTCATGAACTCCGGAGATTGGGTCATAAGCAGACAGCGCTACTGGGGAATACCTCTGCCGATATGGCAGAGTGAGGACGGCGAAATATACGTCGTTGGAAGCTTTGAGGAGCTTGTCAAGCTTTCCGTGGCCATAGAAGTGAACGGCGAGAGGATAGACCTCCCGGAGGACTACAGCGAGAAGCTCAGGGTCATCGAAGAGAAGCTCGGCCCGGAGGACCTCCACAGGCCCTACGTGGATGCATTCATCATAAAGGTCAACGGCAAGGAGATGCGCCGCGTTAAGGACGTCGTTGACGTCTGGTTTGACAGCGGAATAGCCAGCTGGGCTTCCCTCGACTACCCGAGAAACGAGGAGCTCTTCAAGGAGCTCTGGCCGGCAGACTTCATAGTTGAGGGTGAAGACCAGGTAACCAAGTGGTTCTACTCCCAGCAGGCAGCCAGCGTTATAGCCTTCGACACAGTCCCCTACAGGAAGGTCGCCATGCACGGCTACGTCCTCGACGAAAAGGGCGACAAGATGAGCAAGAGTCTCGGCAACATCATAAGGCCAGAAGAGGTCGTCCAGAAGGAAGGAAGGGACCCCTTCAGGTTCTACATGCTCTGGGCCACCAACCCCTGGGAGAACCTCAAGTTCAGCTGGAAGGGCCTGGCTCAGGTCAAGAGGATGCTCAACATACTCTGGAACGTCTACGTTTTGAGCGCCACCTACATGAGCCTAGATAAATTTGACCCGACGAGAGTCAACCCCGAGGAGCTGCCCTTCCGCGAGGAGGACAGGTGGATACTAAGCAGGGTCAACAGCCTCATCGGAGAAGTCACGGAGGGCATAGAGACCTTCAGGCTTACCAAGGCAACGAGGGCGATATACAACTTCGTCGTCGAGGACCTGAGCAGGTGGTACATCAGGCTGATCAGGAAGCGCATGTGGGTTGAAGGCGACGACCCGGACAAGTTAGCTGCCTACTACACCGTCTGGAAGGTCTTCAACGTCCTCCTGAGGCTTATGGCACCGTTTACACCATACATAGCCGAGGAGATTTATCAGAACCTCCTCAAACCGTTCCTTGGCGTTGAGAGCGTCCACATGCTTGACTGGCCAAGGGCTGATGAGAAGGCCATTGATGAAGAGCTCGAGAAGGAGATGGAAGCCGTAAGGAAGATAGTCGAGGCCGGCTCAAGTGCCAGACAGAAGGCAAAGATAAAACTCCGCTACCCGGTTAGGAGGATAATCATAGAGACCGAGGATGAAACCGTAAAGAGGGCTGTCGAGAGGCTTAACAGACTGCTCAGGGATCAACTCAACGCCAAGGAGGTCGTCGTTGGAAGGGTCGAGCGCGAGCTCATCATAAAGCCGAACTTCGCGAGGGTTGGGCCGGAGTTCAAGGGCGACGCCAGGCTCATCTCCCAGTGGATAGTCGAGCACGGTAGGGAACTCTACGAGGCCGGCGAGATGGACGTCGAGATCGAAGGAAAGACCTTCCACCTCACAAGGGAGCACCTCAGAATAGAGGAGAAGCTACCAGACTTCTTCGTCAGCGAAGACTTCGACGGAGGAAGGATCTTCGTGGACAAGACCCTCACCAGGGAGCTCCTTGCTGAGGGCCTCGCGAGGGAGTTCGTCAGGAGAATACAGGAGATGAGGAAGCGCCTCGATTTGGACGTCAACGACAGGATAATCGTCACCATAGAGACCACCGACGAGAACCGTGAGCTCCTTCATGAGAACCTCGACTACGTAAAGAAGGAGACGAGGGCAACTGAGGTAATCTTCGGCGAAGCCAGGGGCTACGTCGTTGAATGGCCCGAAGTTCAGGCAAAGATAGGGATTGAGCTGGTCTAA
- a CDS encoding radical SAM protein, translated as MWETPYFSYAVRELPKGCQMCVRGEKLVLFTTGACPRDCFYCPLSPWRREDVVYANERPVKRVDDIIEEAKIQEARGAGVTGGDPMVRLDRTAEYIRALKETFGEGFHVHLYTTGALATKKNLEKLYDAGLDEIRFHPDLFNPNSRLFRVEIENIKNAFDFDWGVGGEVPAVPGQGERIKWFAEFLDGLGAKFFNINELEFSETNLRNLLDRGYLPISDESSAIKGSLELGLEILRWGEENTSLNYHLCTAKLKDAVQLKNRLKKMARNVAKPYMEITEDGTLRFGIAEYEDLDELYTLLVEEAEVPEEWLYVNRERGRIEMPEEVALELAEAIEGDIRFFIVEEYPTWDRIEVERVPLP; from the coding sequence ATGTGGGAGACCCCTTACTTTTCATACGCCGTGAGAGAACTGCCGAAGGGCTGCCAGATGTGCGTTAGAGGAGAGAAGCTTGTTCTCTTCACCACGGGCGCATGTCCGAGGGATTGCTTCTACTGCCCGCTGAGCCCTTGGAGGAGGGAGGATGTCGTTTACGCCAACGAGAGACCGGTTAAGAGGGTAGACGACATTATTGAGGAGGCCAAAATTCAGGAGGCAAGGGGAGCAGGGGTCACCGGTGGCGACCCGATGGTGAGGCTCGACAGAACCGCTGAGTACATCAGGGCCTTAAAGGAAACCTTCGGCGAGGGCTTTCACGTTCACCTCTACACGACTGGGGCTTTGGCAACAAAGAAGAACCTCGAAAAGCTCTACGATGCAGGTTTGGACGAGATACGCTTCCACCCAGACCTCTTCAATCCAAACTCAAGGCTCTTCAGGGTGGAGATTGAGAACATAAAGAACGCATTCGACTTCGACTGGGGCGTTGGAGGAGAGGTTCCCGCCGTTCCTGGTCAGGGTGAGAGGATTAAGTGGTTCGCGGAGTTTTTGGACGGACTTGGAGCGAAGTTCTTCAACATCAACGAGCTGGAGTTCAGCGAGACCAACCTGAGGAACCTCCTGGATAGAGGGTACCTGCCCATCAGCGATGAGAGTTCAGCGATTAAGGGCAGCTTAGAGCTTGGCCTCGAAATTCTCCGCTGGGGCGAGGAGAACACCTCACTGAACTACCACCTCTGCACCGCCAAGCTCAAGGACGCGGTTCAGCTCAAGAACAGGCTGAAAAAGATGGCGAGAAACGTCGCTAAGCCTTACATGGAGATAACCGAGGACGGAACGCTTCGCTTTGGCATAGCAGAGTACGAGGACTTAGACGAGCTCTATACCCTCCTCGTGGAGGAGGCAGAGGTTCCCGAGGAGTGGCTTTACGTAAACCGCGAGAGGGGCAGGATAGAGATGCCTGAGGAGGTAGCTCTGGAGCTTGCCGAGGCGATAGAAGGCGACATCAGGTTCTTCATCGTCGAGGAATACCCGACCTGGGACAGGATAGAGGTGGAAAGGGTTCCGCTGCCTTGA
- a CDS encoding ribonuclease P protein component 2, translating to MRERPKTLPPTLRDKHRYIAFQVIGERTFTKDEIKRAIWEASLSTLGTLGSARAKPWFIKFDEKSQTGIMRVDRKHVEELRFALTLVTHINGSKVIFRTLGVSGTIKRLKRKFLSEFGWK from the coding sequence ATGAGGGAAAGACCCAAGACACTGCCGCCGACACTGAGGGACAAGCACCGCTATATTGCCTTTCAGGTCATCGGTGAGAGGACCTTCACAAAGGACGAGATAAAGAGGGCTATCTGGGAGGCGAGCCTCTCGACCCTCGGGACGCTCGGCTCCGCTCGGGCCAAGCCCTGGTTCATAAAGTTCGACGAGAAGAGCCAGACTGGTATAATGCGCGTTGATAGAAAGCACGTGGAAGAGCTTCGCTTCGCCCTGACGCTCGTCACTCACATAAACGGCTCTAAGGTGATTTTCAGGACGCTTGGCGTTTCTGGGACGATAAAGAGGCTGAAGAGAAAGTTCCTGAGTGAATTCGGATGGAAATAA